The following proteins come from a genomic window of Pirellulaceae bacterium:
- a CDS encoding tyrosine-type recombinase/integrase — protein FVADVHTTRGHRPAATWAARILGKVGEEAGIIVNDSGKYASCHDLRRTALQNWLDAGQDSETIQFLARHASFATTQKYYVENKADIIAERFRQVQSRYNGS, from the coding sequence TTTCGTTGCTGACGTCCATACCACTAGAGGTCATCGCCCAGCCGCAACCTGGGCCGCAAGAATCTTGGGCAAAGTAGGCGAAGAAGCCGGCATCATCGTTAACGACTCGGGCAAGTATGCAAGCTGCCATGACCTTCGACGAACCGCACTGCAGAACTGGTTAGACGCTGGGCAAGACTCGGAAACTATTCAGTTTCTAGCCCGTCATGCTAGTTTCGCGACCACGCAGAAATACTACGTCGAAAACAAAGCAGACATCATCGCTGAGCGATTTCGTCAGGTACAGTCTAGGTACAACGGTAGCTGA
- a CDS encoding MBL fold metallo-hydrolase, which yields MTERYDFEIRYWGTTGTIPRPLTPDDVGQKIASTLEYLRDTNQLDHYRDKQISRHEIERMIRQNVPTDRCSTLGGNTSCIQIQTPNTLCIVDAGSGLRNLGAHLNRVWNAKDYKGNREANLFITHAHMDHTLATAFAEPFFDAANSVTIWAPQHVLDSLTTLFGSHSSLRQTYFPIDFDQLKGVKRLQPLSVDQTVQLEDLEIHTCTLNHPGDCVGYRFERGSSSVVFASDHEQAETPDPTLTHFAKNASLLYADAQYRQAEYEGEEGVSGKSAMSRRGWGHSTIESSVQSAVAAGVRRLHLGHHDPQRTDQDLVEIETMAVKLAQNLLVDKGRSPDDCRVEVAKEGMCLQI from the coding sequence ATGACTGAACGGTACGACTTCGAAATCCGATACTGGGGTACGACCGGAACCATTCCACGTCCGCTAACGCCAGACGACGTCGGCCAAAAAATTGCATCGACGCTTGAATACTTACGAGATACAAATCAGCTCGATCATTACCGTGACAAACAGATTTCACGTCATGAGATCGAACGAATGATCCGTCAGAACGTGCCGACAGATCGCTGCTCAACCCTCGGTGGTAATACAAGCTGCATCCAAATTCAAACACCCAACACGCTGTGTATTGTCGACGCCGGTAGCGGACTCCGAAATTTAGGAGCTCACCTAAATCGAGTCTGGAATGCGAAAGACTACAAAGGAAATCGCGAAGCCAATCTGTTCATCACGCACGCCCATATGGATCACACGCTGGCAACAGCTTTTGCGGAGCCATTTTTTGATGCGGCCAATAGCGTAACAATTTGGGCTCCTCAACATGTGCTGGACAGCCTCACCACCTTGTTTGGATCGCATTCTTCACTTCGACAAACCTACTTTCCGATTGACTTCGATCAATTGAAGGGCGTCAAACGGTTGCAGCCACTGTCGGTAGACCAAACCGTCCAACTCGAAGACCTTGAAATCCACACATGCACTCTAAATCATCCCGGAGACTGCGTTGGTTACCGATTTGAGCGCGGTTCAAGCTCGGTCGTGTTCGCATCCGACCACGAACAGGCGGAGACGCCAGATCCGACACTGACCCATTTTGCGAAAAACGCCAGCCTGCTTTATGCCGATGCGCAGTACCGTCAGGCCGAATATGAGGGAGAAGAAGGGGTTTCAGGCAAGTCAGCCATGAGTCGACGTGGATGGGGGCACAGCACAATCGAATCTTCGGTTCAGAGCGCCGTTGCGGCGGGAGTTCGACGACTGCACCTGGGACATCATGATCCTCAACGAACCGACCAGGATCTCGTCGAAATTGAAACGATGGCTGTCAAGCTCGCTCAAAATCTACTCGTCGACAAGGGCCGCAGCCCTGACGATTGCCGCGTCGAAGTTGCCAAAGAAGGCATGTGTTTGCAAATCTAA
- a CDS encoding DUF1553 domain-containing protein: MKSTNSFVVPLLFVSILPVFCVASEAPDYQRDVRQILSDKCYACHGPDEQSREADLRLDRREDALHVLSPDTPAESELLLRIISQDPDVRMPPPDSKRSLSSAEIKILREWIEASAPFEQHWSFQPLRSIPPPQVKSQQWVTNPIDAFVLNKLERAELTPATEAEREQLIRRVSFDLTGLPPTLDEIRSFRNDQSPGAYERMVDSFLEKPQYGERMAATWLDIARYSDTYGYQVDRDRFVWPWRDWVLKAFNDNMPYDQFIIKQLAGDLLPNATDQDVLATTFNRLHPQKVEGGSTPEEFRVEYVADRNHTFATAFLGLTLECARCHDHKYDPITQSEYYQFFAFFNTIDEAGLYSYFTSSVPTPTLLLGDEATRRSRAESEQLITHAERDLDAFIAKRHESFEGWLSERPQQVEMVGQVAHRSFDEPMEGANHTVEGRFDKAVRMSGDDGISLKVGNFSRNQPFTVSLWIRVPDVKERAVVFHRSRAWTDAGSRGYQLLLEDGKLSASLIHFWPGNAIRVRSINPVAVNEWTHVVMSYDGSSTASGLKLFVGGLPADVDQVRDNLYKNITGGGGDNIVIGQRFRDRGFTDGEVDEFRVYDRELTEIEVAQLFDGKTLESSLQTPAAQLTGSQRQALFAYYLATVDLEYKERLASLQELRQNRSKMVDGVQEIMVMREMTRPRRTYRLERGAYDAPAEQVTADTPDSLPEFPAGQPRNRLGLARWLTGANHPLTSRVAVNRLWQQCFGQGLVRTPEDFGSQGEIPSHQELLDWLAFRFVDSGWDVKQLLKLMVMSSTYRQSSAAGDLMEIDPENLLLARAPTYRRSAEMIRDNALAVSGLLEQKIGGAPVKPYEVAVSFKPLKRDSGKGLYRRSLYTFWKRTAPAPVMMTLDAAKREVCVVKRERTSSPLQALVLLNDPQFVEAARVMAERLLQKLGDQPAEIVREAFEELTSRAATEREVQILIRLWDQQLKYFQANPKRTAAFLQMGDSAQDESLDAATVAAAASVMSTLLNYDECVVKR; encoded by the coding sequence ATGAAATCAACAAACTCTTTCGTCGTTCCTCTCCTTTTCGTCTCGATACTCCCCGTCTTTTGTGTGGCGAGCGAGGCGCCTGATTACCAACGGGATGTCCGTCAAATTTTGTCGGATAAGTGTTACGCCTGTCACGGACCGGACGAGCAGTCGCGCGAAGCCGATTTGAGACTTGATCGACGTGAAGATGCTTTACATGTTCTCTCGCCTGATACGCCTGCCGAGAGCGAATTATTGTTACGTATCATCAGCCAAGATCCGGATGTGCGCATGCCGCCGCCTGATAGCAAAAGGAGCTTGTCATCGGCCGAAATTAAGATTCTCAGAGAGTGGATCGAAGCGTCTGCGCCTTTCGAGCAACATTGGTCGTTTCAGCCGCTTCGCTCGATCCCACCACCTCAAGTCAAGTCACAGCAATGGGTAACCAATCCGATCGATGCGTTCGTGTTAAATAAACTTGAACGTGCCGAACTCACACCCGCGACAGAGGCGGAACGTGAACAGTTGATCCGTCGCGTTAGTTTTGATCTCACCGGCTTGCCTCCAACGCTCGATGAAATACGTTCGTTTCGGAATGATCAATCGCCCGGTGCGTACGAGCGAATGGTTGACTCATTTTTAGAGAAGCCGCAATACGGCGAGCGAATGGCGGCGACCTGGCTGGATATTGCTCGCTATTCAGACACCTATGGATATCAAGTCGATCGCGATCGATTTGTTTGGCCATGGCGAGACTGGGTTCTTAAGGCATTCAATGACAACATGCCGTATGACCAGTTCATCATCAAGCAATTAGCGGGTGACCTGTTGCCGAATGCGACTGATCAGGATGTGTTGGCGACCACCTTCAATCGATTACATCCGCAAAAGGTCGAGGGTGGAAGTACGCCGGAAGAATTTCGGGTTGAGTATGTGGCGGATCGGAATCACACCTTTGCAACCGCTTTTCTAGGGTTGACTCTTGAATGCGCTCGCTGCCATGACCATAAGTATGATCCCATCACGCAAAGCGAGTATTACCAATTCTTTGCGTTCTTCAACACGATCGATGAGGCGGGGCTTTACTCCTATTTTACCTCTTCTGTTCCGACACCAACGCTCTTGTTGGGTGACGAAGCCACGCGTCGCTCGCGAGCAGAATCCGAACAACTTATTACTCATGCCGAGCGCGATTTGGATGCCTTTATTGCGAAACGCCATGAGTCGTTTGAGGGCTGGTTGTCTGAACGTCCTCAGCAGGTTGAGATGGTGGGGCAAGTCGCTCACCGTAGTTTTGACGAACCAATGGAAGGTGCGAATCACACGGTGGAAGGTCGGTTTGACAAGGCCGTGCGAATGTCGGGTGATGATGGAATCAGTTTGAAAGTGGGCAACTTCAGTCGTAACCAGCCCTTTACTGTCTCGCTTTGGATCCGGGTTCCGGATGTGAAAGAGAGGGCCGTCGTATTTCACCGATCGCGGGCTTGGACCGATGCGGGCAGTCGCGGTTACCAATTACTTTTAGAAGATGGCAAGCTCAGCGCATCCTTGATTCATTTTTGGCCGGGTAATGCCATTCGGGTACGGTCGATCAATCCGGTTGCGGTGAATGAATGGACACACGTTGTTATGTCCTACGATGGTTCCAGTACTGCTTCGGGGTTGAAGCTCTTTGTCGGCGGGCTGCCGGCTGATGTCGATCAAGTGCGGGACAATTTGTACAAAAATATCACGGGAGGGGGTGGTGACAATATTGTGATTGGCCAGCGGTTTCGCGATCGTGGCTTCACCGACGGCGAGGTGGACGAATTTCGTGTCTATGATCGTGAACTGACTGAGATCGAAGTGGCCCAGCTATTCGATGGAAAAACACTGGAAAGCAGTTTGCAAACGCCCGCCGCTCAACTGACCGGAAGCCAGCGTCAGGCTTTGTTTGCCTATTATTTAGCGACGGTTGACTTGGAATATAAGGAGCGGTTAGCGAGTTTGCAGGAGCTACGTCAAAATCGCAGCAAGATGGTGGATGGTGTTCAAGAAATTATGGTCATGCGCGAGATGACACGCCCGCGCAGGACTTATCGACTCGAGCGTGGTGCTTATGATGCACCTGCCGAACAAGTGACAGCCGATACCCCCGATTCCTTACCTGAATTTCCCGCAGGACAGCCACGCAATCGATTGGGATTGGCACGTTGGCTGACTGGGGCGAATCACCCTTTAACTTCTCGCGTCGCTGTGAATCGATTGTGGCAGCAGTGTTTTGGGCAGGGGCTGGTTCGAACGCCCGAGGATTTTGGCAGCCAAGGTGAGATCCCCTCACATCAAGAACTGTTGGACTGGCTCGCTTTTCGATTTGTGGATTCCGGTTGGGATGTAAAGCAATTACTAAAACTGATGGTCATGTCCTCAACTTACCGTCAAAGCTCCGCTGCCGGTGACCTGATGGAAATCGATCCCGAGAATCTGTTGTTAGCTCGAGCTCCAACCTATCGCCGATCAGCTGAAATGATCCGAGACAACGCACTTGCGGTCAGTGGCCTGCTCGAACAAAAGATAGGTGGGGCGCCAGTCAAGCCCTACGAGGTGGCCGTTTCTTTTAAGCCGCTCAAACGCGACTCCGGAAAGGGGCTCTATCGTCGCAGTCTTTACACCTTCTGGAAACGAACGGCGCCAGCACCTGTGATGATGACGCTGGATGCGGCGAAACGGGAGGTTTGTGTCGTAAAACGTGAACGGACCTCTTCACCGCTTCAGGCGCTGGTTTTATTGAACGATCCTCAGTTCGTTGAAGCGGCCCGGGTCATGGCCGAGCGCCTGTTGCAAAAGTTGGGTGATCAACCTGCCGAGATTGTCCGCGAAGCTTTTGAAGAACTGACGAGCCGTGCGGCGACTGAGCGGGAAGTGCAAATTTTGATCCGCTTATGGGATCAGCAGTTGAAATATTTTCAAGCAAACCCGAAACGTACGGCTGCTTTTTTGCAGATGGGAGATTCGGCGCAAGACGAATCGCTCGATGCGGCCACCGTGGCGGCCGCAGCCAGTGTGATGAGTACGTTACTGAACTATGACGAATGTGTTGTGAAACGTTAG
- a CDS encoding DUF1501 domain-containing protein → MATHSCVGYEDSQGMTRRGFWSRFGMGLGAVALGDLMHRDLSAANSTTLLPHFPQRAKRVIYLFQSGGPSQMDLYDYKPLLNQKHGTELPEEIRRGQRLTAMSGNQASLPLAGSPFKFAQHGDSGAWISDLLPHTSTVADDLCFVKSMHTEAINHGPAVTYLQTGSQFPGRPSMGAWLNYGLGAETENLPAFVVMVTKNKGGQPLVSRLWGNGFLPSKYQGVRFRSGKDPVLYLSNPEGIDAASRRRMLDALNQLHQNEMRQNQDPEIENRIAQYELAFRMQDSVPEATDLSNEPEYVFKEYGDDAKNPGSFAANCLLARRLAERGVRFIQLYHPGWDQHGGLPSGIKNQCRETDQPAAALVRDLKRRGLLEDTLVVWGGEFGRTNYCQGKLSGNNFGRDHHPRCFTMWMAGGGIQPGVSYGQTDEYGYNVAENPVHIHDLHATLLHLLGIDHERLTFKYQGRRFRLTDVKGELVKPIIA, encoded by the coding sequence ATGGCAACTCACTCGTGTGTTGGCTACGAAGATTCGCAAGGGATGACCAGGCGTGGTTTTTGGTCGCGATTTGGTATGGGGCTCGGAGCCGTTGCGCTCGGTGACCTTATGCATCGCGATCTCTCGGCTGCTAATTCGACCACGCTTTTGCCTCATTTTCCGCAACGGGCAAAGCGAGTGATTTACCTGTTTCAGAGTGGTGGTCCATCCCAAATGGACTTGTATGATTACAAGCCACTTCTCAACCAAAAACATGGAACGGAATTGCCCGAAGAAATTCGTCGTGGGCAACGGCTGACGGCGATGTCTGGGAACCAAGCCAGTTTGCCGCTTGCAGGTTCGCCTTTCAAGTTTGCTCAACATGGGGACAGTGGTGCGTGGATCAGCGATTTGTTGCCCCATACGTCAACCGTTGCTGATGATCTTTGCTTCGTTAAGTCGATGCATACTGAAGCGATCAATCATGGGCCGGCAGTGACCTATCTTCAGACGGGATCGCAGTTCCCAGGACGACCTAGTATGGGGGCGTGGCTCAACTATGGCTTGGGTGCCGAGACGGAGAATTTGCCCGCCTTTGTCGTGATGGTAACAAAAAACAAAGGTGGCCAACCGCTTGTCTCCCGCCTGTGGGGTAACGGGTTCCTACCTTCTAAGTATCAAGGTGTGCGGTTTCGATCCGGAAAGGATCCGGTGCTGTATCTGAGCAATCCTGAGGGTATTGATGCGGCGAGCCGTCGACGAATGTTGGATGCTCTAAACCAACTTCATCAAAACGAGATGCGGCAGAACCAAGATCCGGAAATCGAAAATCGAATTGCTCAATACGAACTTGCGTTCCGAATGCAAGATTCCGTGCCAGAAGCGACCGATTTATCGAATGAGCCTGAGTACGTCTTCAAGGAATACGGAGATGATGCCAAAAACCCCGGCAGCTTCGCGGCAAACTGTTTGCTGGCGCGTCGTTTGGCGGAACGAGGGGTGCGATTTATTCAGCTTTATCACCCGGGCTGGGATCAACATGGGGGACTGCCGTCCGGGATAAAGAACCAGTGTCGAGAAACGGATCAGCCGGCCGCCGCGCTTGTACGGGACTTGAAACGACGCGGTTTGTTAGAGGACACGCTTGTGGTTTGGGGGGGCGAGTTTGGACGCACGAATTATTGCCAGGGCAAACTTTCAGGCAATAACTTCGGACGGGATCATCACCCTCGCTGTTTCACGATGTGGATGGCCGGAGGCGGCATTCAGCCGGGAGTAAGTTACGGGCAAACCGACGAATACGGTTACAACGTCGCTGAAAACCCGGTGCATATCCATGATCTGCACGCGACTCTCTTGCATTTGTTGGGAATCGACCATGAGCGACTTACCTTTAAGTACCAAGGTCGACGATTTCGGTTGACCGACGTAAAAGGCGAGCTTGTCAAACCGATCATCGCTTAA
- the polA gene encoding DNA polymerase I → MAKSSAAQEDSDRNPRKRLFLLDGMALIYRAHFALVRSPRHTSSGLCTSAVFGFCNTLLDLIKRESPTHIGAAFDTSDPTHRHKMYEEYKAQRQEMPEDLRAQIPYVFRLLEAFRMPIIRLPGFEADDVIGTIAYEAADEGYESFLVTPDKDYHQLVSDKTWIWRPGRQGATFEMLGVEEILERWKIKRVDQVIDILGLMGDSSDNVPGVPGIGEKTAQKLIAQYDTVENLLKNTDKLKGKQKERVETFADQALLSKELVTIITDVPHESSLTDFEFQNYDKEALKELFIELEFDGLGKRLFGNSFSASATRTAVIREKREKEIQATLFDDVPEEYETIETTPHDYKIIRSETERAELLETLLDQTAVCFDTETTGLDARTAAPLGLAFSCTPHTGFYVVCPEDRSATLELFDEFRPFFENEKIEKIGHNLKYDITLLQWHGIEVKGRLFDTMLAHSMKEPEMKHGLDYLANLYLSYKPIPTRDLIGERDKEQKNMRDVPLDQIAEYACEDADITLQLSNLIRPDIEKRGVAQVCYDVECPLIPVLVRMEYEGIRIDTDALHAYSKQLAQEIESLQSRIFEAAGHEFNIDSPKQLGVVLYEELQIEENPKKTPTGQYSTREAELIRLSSRHQIVRDVMDYRSAVKLKTVYVDQLPEAVDEKSGRIHTHYSQAWTATGRMQSNNPNLQTIPVRKERGREIRAAFISRNDEYLLLAADYSQIELRIMAELSEDEGMLDAFNTNTDIHAVTASKVYKVQMEEVTREMRDKAKTVNFGIIYGISAFGLQQRLNIPRKEASSLIKNYFEKYPGVQAYIDQTIEYAREHGYVKTMTGRRRYLRDINSKNFSVRGAAERLAMNSPIQGTAADLLKLAMIKIDQELRAGDFKTKMLLTVHDELVFDLYRPERETVIPRIEACMKSALPMKVPIVVEMGVGQNWLEAH, encoded by the coding sequence ATGGCCAAGTCGTCCGCGGCTCAAGAGGATTCCGATCGCAATCCGCGAAAACGTCTATTCCTGTTGGATGGGATGGCGTTGATCTACCGAGCCCACTTCGCGCTCGTTCGGAGCCCCAGGCATACCTCAAGTGGCTTGTGCACCTCCGCGGTATTTGGCTTTTGCAACACGCTACTCGATCTTATCAAACGCGAATCACCGACACACATTGGCGCCGCCTTTGACACATCCGACCCAACGCATCGGCACAAGATGTATGAGGAATATAAAGCACAGCGGCAAGAAATGCCGGAAGATCTCCGTGCTCAAATCCCTTACGTCTTTCGATTGCTGGAAGCGTTTCGCATGCCAATTATCCGGCTACCCGGATTCGAAGCCGACGACGTGATCGGAACGATCGCTTACGAAGCGGCGGACGAGGGCTATGAGTCCTTCTTGGTAACTCCTGACAAGGATTACCATCAACTGGTGAGTGACAAAACCTGGATCTGGAGACCTGGTCGTCAAGGCGCGACGTTTGAAATGCTGGGTGTCGAAGAAATCCTGGAACGCTGGAAAATCAAACGAGTTGATCAAGTCATCGACATTTTGGGTTTGATGGGGGATAGCTCTGACAACGTACCGGGAGTGCCTGGCATCGGTGAAAAAACGGCACAGAAGCTGATTGCTCAATACGATACAGTCGAAAACCTGCTAAAAAACACAGACAAACTCAAGGGCAAGCAAAAGGAGCGAGTCGAAACATTTGCGGACCAAGCCCTTCTATCCAAAGAACTCGTCACCATCATCACCGATGTTCCCCACGAGAGCTCACTCACGGATTTTGAATTCCAAAACTATGACAAAGAGGCTCTCAAAGAACTGTTTATCGAACTCGAATTTGATGGCCTTGGCAAACGCTTGTTTGGAAACTCATTTTCCGCCAGCGCAACACGGACAGCCGTCATTCGCGAGAAACGCGAAAAAGAGATTCAAGCCACTCTTTTTGACGACGTCCCTGAAGAATATGAAACAATCGAAACAACACCACACGACTACAAAATCATCCGCTCCGAAACCGAGCGTGCAGAACTGCTCGAAACCTTGCTCGATCAAACCGCGGTCTGCTTTGACACGGAGACGACCGGCTTGGATGCACGCACTGCAGCTCCACTCGGACTCGCGTTTTCATGCACTCCACATACGGGGTTCTATGTTGTCTGCCCTGAAGATCGATCTGCCACCTTGGAGTTATTCGATGAATTCCGGCCTTTTTTCGAAAATGAAAAGATCGAAAAAATCGGTCATAACCTGAAGTATGACATCACGCTGCTTCAATGGCATGGAATCGAAGTCAAGGGACGATTATTTGACACGATGCTGGCTCATTCAATGAAAGAGCCTGAAATGAAACATGGTCTCGACTATTTGGCAAATCTCTATCTCAGCTACAAGCCAATCCCCACCCGCGATCTCATTGGGGAACGCGACAAAGAGCAAAAAAACATGCGAGACGTGCCTCTCGATCAGATCGCCGAATACGCGTGTGAAGATGCCGATATCACCCTACAACTCAGCAATCTAATTCGTCCTGACATTGAAAAACGTGGTGTGGCTCAAGTTTGCTATGACGTTGAGTGCCCATTGATTCCTGTGCTGGTCAGGATGGAATACGAAGGCATTCGAATCGATACAGATGCATTACATGCCTACTCAAAACAGCTAGCGCAAGAGATCGAATCACTCCAGAGTCGCATTTTCGAAGCTGCTGGCCACGAGTTCAACATTGATTCCCCCAAACAATTGGGCGTCGTCCTCTACGAGGAATTGCAGATCGAGGAAAACCCCAAGAAAACGCCGACAGGACAATACTCGACACGAGAAGCAGAACTAATTCGTTTAAGCAGCCGACATCAAATTGTCCGAGACGTCATGGATTATCGGAGTGCCGTCAAACTGAAGACGGTTTATGTCGACCAGTTGCCAGAGGCGGTAGACGAAAAGTCAGGGCGCATTCATACGCACTATAGCCAAGCTTGGACCGCCACGGGGCGCATGCAATCGAATAACCCCAATCTGCAAACCATTCCCGTTCGCAAGGAGCGAGGGCGAGAAATTCGTGCCGCGTTTATCTCTCGCAATGACGAGTACCTGTTGCTGGCCGCCGATTACTCGCAAATCGAATTACGCATCATGGCGGAATTGAGCGAAGACGAAGGCATGCTGGATGCCTTCAACACAAATACCGACATCCACGCCGTGACCGCGTCCAAGGTTTACAAGGTTCAGATGGAGGAAGTTACACGAGAAATGCGAGACAAGGCCAAGACGGTCAATTTCGGCATTATCTATGGCATCTCGGCTTTTGGGCTTCAACAACGACTAAATATTCCTCGCAAAGAAGCATCTTCACTCATCAAAAACTATTTCGAAAAATACCCTGGCGTGCAGGCTTACATCGATCAGACCATCGAATACGCCCGAGAACATGGCTACGTCAAGACGATGACGGGTCGCCGCCGGTATCTGCGAGATATTAACTCGAAGAATTTCTCTGTTCGTGGAGCGGCCGAACGGCTGGCAATGAACAGTCCAATTCAAGGAACAGCCGCAGATCTACTCAAACTAGCAATGATCAAAATCGATCAGGAACTCCGAGCAGGTGATTTCAAGACCAAGATGTTGCTAACGGTCCATGATGAACTTGTTTTCGACCTTTATCGACCAGAACGCGAAACCGTGATTCCACGCATCGAGGCATGTATGAAAAGCGCTCTTCCGATGAAAGTGCCAATTGTTGTCGAGATGGGCGTCGGCCAGAACTGGCTCGAAGCCCATTAG
- the ggt gene encoding gamma-glutamyltransferase: MDRRELLKWAGAMACAPGMCRDVWAAPEERQAPFLDRGRIQARNQNRSTVVCQNGIVCASQPLAAMAGIDVLKAGGNCIDAAICTNAVLGVTEPASNGIGGDLFAIVWIEKDQQLYGLNASGRAPYDWNLKAADRLGLSSIPRHSPLSWSVPGCVSGWGALSERFGKLTLDKSLQPAIDYAREGFPLSPIIAGHFGFDPQLDAGLAALYQPGGEIPKYGDIFRNPLLANSYEAIARDGASAFYQGTIAEQIVKKSKELGGVMSLKDLKDHQPTWVDPVSSSYRGWDLWEIPPNGQGIAALQILNLLENFDLGELEPNSAEHLHLFAEAKKLAFEDRAQYYADPEFADVPIEWLISKAYAKKRAALIDPNQARKELRFGDPPLDSDTVYLTAADNEGNMISLIQSIYYGFGSGICPDGVGFVMQNRGQAFSLDPKHRNRLEPHKRPFHTIIPAFLTRDGQPVMSFGVMGGDFQPQGHSQVLMNMVDFKMSPQQAGEQPRIAHTGSSSPWGAKALGGGSLVLERGIQPKVKQQLADMGHVIQPQLGAHGGYQAIWRLEEPRRYFGGSDPRKDGAAIGY, translated from the coding sequence ATGGATCGTCGAGAGTTATTGAAGTGGGCCGGAGCGATGGCATGTGCGCCAGGCATGTGTCGTGATGTTTGGGCAGCACCCGAAGAGAGACAAGCCCCTTTTCTCGATAGGGGAAGAATCCAAGCGAGAAATCAAAACCGTTCAACGGTCGTTTGTCAAAATGGAATCGTTTGCGCGAGTCAACCGCTTGCGGCGATGGCCGGTATCGATGTGCTGAAGGCTGGAGGCAATTGCATTGATGCGGCGATTTGCACCAATGCGGTGCTGGGCGTTACCGAACCAGCCAGTAATGGGATTGGTGGAGATCTGTTTGCGATTGTCTGGATCGAAAAAGATCAGCAGCTTTACGGATTAAATGCTAGCGGAAGAGCGCCTTACGATTGGAATTTGAAGGCCGCCGATCGGTTGGGATTGAGCTCAATTCCTCGCCACAGTCCGCTGAGTTGGAGTGTGCCTGGCTGCGTCAGCGGCTGGGGTGCTTTGAGCGAACGATTCGGAAAACTGACGCTGGACAAATCCTTGCAGCCAGCAATCGACTATGCCCGCGAAGGGTTTCCCCTTTCGCCGATTATCGCGGGGCATTTTGGCTTTGATCCGCAACTCGACGCAGGCCTCGCTGCGCTCTATCAGCCGGGTGGGGAAATTCCCAAGTATGGCGATATCTTTCGAAATCCGCTGTTGGCGAATAGTTACGAGGCGATTGCGAGGGATGGTGCGTCGGCGTTTTATCAGGGAACAATCGCTGAACAAATTGTTAAAAAGTCGAAAGAACTTGGGGGAGTGATGAGTCTGAAAGACCTCAAAGATCATCAACCCACATGGGTCGATCCCGTCAGTTCAAGTTATCGCGGGTGGGATTTGTGGGAGATTCCGCCGAATGGACAGGGCATTGCGGCCTTGCAGATTCTGAATCTGCTCGAAAACTTTGACCTGGGAGAGCTCGAACCTAATTCGGCTGAGCATTTACACCTGTTTGCAGAAGCGAAGAAGTTGGCTTTTGAAGACCGTGCTCAATACTATGCTGATCCGGAATTTGCCGATGTCCCAATCGAATGGTTGATTTCCAAAGCGTATGCAAAAAAACGCGCGGCGCTGATCGATCCAAACCAAGCGAGAAAAGAGCTTCGATTTGGCGATCCGCCACTCGACTCCGATACGGTCTATCTGACGGCGGCAGACAATGAAGGCAATATGATTTCGCTGATCCAAAGTATTTATTACGGCTTCGGATCGGGGATTTGTCCGGATGGAGTTGGTTTTGTGATGCAGAATCGGGGGCAAGCTTTTTCGCTTGATCCCAAGCATCGCAATCGATTGGAACCTCACAAGCGACCATTCCATACGATCATTCCTGCTTTTCTTACTCGTGATGGTCAACCGGTTATGTCATTCGGGGTGATGGGGGGAGACTTTCAACCACAAGGTCACAGTCAGGTGTTGATGAACATGGTGGATTTTAAAATGTCACCGCAGCAGGCAGGTGAACAGCCCCGAATCGCCCACACCGGCAGCAGCAGTCCCTGGGGGGCAAAGGCTCTTGGCGGTGGTTCTTTGGTATTGGAACGCGGAATTCAGCCGAAGGTCAAGCAGCAGTTGGCCGATATGGGACACGTGATTCAGCCGCAGTTGGGCGCCCACGGTGGCTATCAAGCGATTTGGCGTTTGGAGGAACCGCGTCGTTATTTTGGTGGCTCCGATCCACGTAAGGATGGAGCTGCAATCGGCTATTGA